CAACGAGCATCTAAATCTCTTGGAGCACAGAGACTTCCAAGTCATTTTCTACGGGTAAATGCTTTGTTTAAGCCGACACTCTAAGCAACGCGCTACTTTGGCAATGATTCAATCACAGTTAACTAGAGGGGGAACAGATGCGATACATTTAATGATTGCAGATTTAAATCAGAGTCAGGTAAATAACACTGAAAGCTGAAGAATCAATGTAGCACATTTCACCCCAACCAAACCGAGGTAAACCCCATCGCGTCACCCAGGAATGCTGCACAACCTCACTCTCCTGCTCTTTAAGgaaatgtgtacattttttttgtaggaACTCAGTTTTGAAGAGCCAGCCTTCAACATGCATGTCAGAAAGAAATCAACTTGTTCTTAATCCCTTCATCCTTGTATAAACAAATTCAGAGGACTACCTTTTATAAATTTGTAAAACGCCTGCTGCTTAAAAAGATTTTGGGATGCCACAAAATCTAGCAGACCCAGATGGATAGTCTTTCCAGGCCTTCCCCCATTGTGTTTGTTAAGTTTACAATTATCCCAAAGCCTTGACAATGCAGGCACATGTGCTGAGGGCCAGATGGGTACAGACAGATGTCTCCATTTGACCAAAGACGACAGATCCGGCTCAAAGAAAGGAAACCTGGTGCTTTTGCTGCGTTTTCTCTCTTCGCAATTCTTCATCAACTCACAGGCAGGTCAGTGTGAGGGTGTACTAGACACTGTCAAATACACAGAAACACCCAAACAGAACAGAGAGATCGTCTCCTCTCGCTGTGCTACTGTGACCGCTCAGTCATTCTTTGGGGGGTGGTGTCCAGTCCAAACAAACCCGACCGGCTTCCGGACGCTTCGCTCAACAGCTCACCGTGCTCGGCTGCTGTTTGCACACAAAGTCCGATATGAAGTCAAACTCATTCTGTCCAAGGAAGAGCTCGGGCAGCTCCTGAATGCGATCCAACCCAAGCTCCAGCACTAGTGAAGTCAGAACCTCCTCGTCGATCAGATCCATGTCCATGCCGTTTAGTCCCAAAGGGCCACCGATGTGCTGCATGCCTGATAGCTGGGCCGGACCCACCCGATACTGAGCACCATTGGGCATATGGTGGCCGTTGGCTGAGACCAGCGGGTGTCCATGATACTGAGTGTTGAGTTTCTGCAGGTGCATACTGGCCATAAGCTGCTGAGAGGTGAGGTTACCGGGTAGATACTGCTGTGGGTGTccaccctgctgctgctgatgatgatgatgctgctgctgctgctgctgctgctgctgctgctgctgctgggggtGCATgtggtggtgctgctgctgctgctgctgcggacCCTGGCCATTGTACATCATGTTTCCAGACATCatctggtggtggtggttggcCATGGGAACTCCGTTCACGGGGCCGGCCATCCCGCCGGGTCCCACCATGCCCTGCCTCTGTCTCATGGCagcctccatgctgttctgagggTTCCTGCCGTAGTGCATCACCTGGCCGTTGGGCAGAGTGCGCATGCCGGGCTGGCCGTTGTGCTGTGGAGGTCCGTTCATGCCCATCCTGAAGCCGTGGGTCATGGGCATCATCATGTGTTCAGCCATGGCCTCTATCGCCCTGAAAAACATATGTGGGAACATATAACGCATCAAATTAGATGCTCTTTTATAGACCCTTTTTCATTACAACCTAAATACACTTAAAATACCCAGAATTTAAAGGAGCAATCCACCACTTTACACATGAAGTTTAGTTTACtccttactactactactactacttctagTGCTACTCAGCCTGAATAATGCCTTTTGTGGCTCAGATaagtgtgaaagaaaaacattgaagtaaggctgggcaatatggccaAAACATATTATCAAATTTATTTCCAAGG
Above is a window of Sander vitreus isolate 19-12246 chromosome 14, sanVit1, whole genome shotgun sequence DNA encoding:
- the cited4a gene encoding cbp/p300-interacting transactivator 4a, which translates into the protein MAEHMMMPMTHGFRMGMNGPPQHNGQPGMRTLPNGQVMHYGRNPQNSMEAAMRQRQGMVGPGGMAGPVNGVPMANHHHQMMSGNMMYNGQGPQQQQQQHHHMHPQQQQQQQQQQQQQHHHHQQQQGGHPQQYLPGNLTSQQLMASMHLQKLNTQYHGHPLVSANGHHMPNGAQYRVGPAQLSGMQHIGGPLGLNGMDMDLIDEEVLTSLVLELGLDRIQELPELFLGQNEFDFISDFVCKQQPSTVSC